In one Plasmodium falciparum 3D7 genome assembly, chromosome: 14 genomic region, the following are encoded:
- a CDS encoding 1-deoxy-D-xylulose 5-phosphate reductoisomerase, with amino-acid sequence MKKYIYIYFFFITITINDLVINNTSKCVSIERRKNNAYINYGIGYNGPDNKITKSRRCKRIKLCKKDLIDIGAIKKPINVAIFGSTGSIGTNALNIIRECNKIENVFNVKALYVNKSVNELYEQAREFLPEYLCIHDKSVYEELKELVKNIKDYKPIILCGDEGMKEICSSNSIDKIVIGIDSFQGLYSTMYAIMNNKIVALANKESIVSAGFFLKKLLNIHKNAKIIPVDSEHSAIFQCLDNNKVLKTKCLQDNFSKINNINKIFLCSSGGPFQNLTMDELKNVTSENALKHPKWKMGKKITIDSATMMNKGLEVIETHFLFDVDYNDIEVIVHKECIIHSCVEFIDKSVISQMYYPDMQIPILYSLTWPDRIKTNLKPLDLAQVSTLTFHKPSLEHFPCIKLAYQAGIKGNFYPTVLNASNEIANNLFLNNKIKYFDISSIISQVLESFNSQKVSENSEDLMKQILQIHSWAKDKATDIYNKHNSS; translated from the coding sequence atgaagaaatatatttatatatattttttcttcatcacaATAACTATTAATGATTtagtaataaataatacatcaAAATGTGTTTCCAttgaaagaagaaaaaataacgcatatataaattatggtATAGGATATAATGGAccagataataaaataacaaagaGTAGAAGATGTAAAAGAATAAAGTTATGCAAAAAGGATTTAATAGATATTGGTGCAATAAAGAAACCAATTAATGTAGCAATTTTTGGAAGTACTGGTAGTATAGGTACGAAtgctttaaatataataagggagtgtaataaaattgaaaatgTTTTTAATGTTAAAGCATTGTATGTGAATAAGAGTGTGaatgaattatatgaacAAGCTAGAGAATTTTTACCAGAATATTTGTGTATACATGATAAAAGTGtatatgaagaattaaaagaattggtaaaaaatataaaagattatAAACCTATAATATTGTGTGGTGATGAAGGGATGAAAGAAATATGTAGTAGTAATAGTATAGATAAAATAGTTATTGGTATTGATTCTTTTCAAGGATTATATTCTACTATGTATGcaattatgaataataaaatagttGCGTTAGCTAATAAAGAATCCATTGTCTCTGCTGGTTTCtttttaaagaaattattaaatattcataaaaatgcAAAGATAATACCTGTTGATTCAGAACATAGTGCTATATTTCAATgtttagataataataaggtattaaaaacaaaatgtttACAAGACAATTTTTCTAAAattaacaatataaataaaatatttttatgttcatcTGGAGGTCCATTTCAAAATTTAACTATGGacgaattaaaaaatgtaacatCAGAAAATGCTTTAAAGCATCCTAAATGGAAAATGGGTAAGAAAATAACTATAGATTCTGCAACTATGATGAATAAAGGTTTAGAGGTTATAGAAacccattttttatttgatgtagattataatgatatagaAGTTATAGTACATAAAGAATGCATTATACATTCTTGTGTTGAATTTATAGACAAATCAGTAATAAGTCAAATGTATTATCCAGATATGCAAATACccatattatattctttaacATGGCCTGATagaataaaaacaaatttaaAACCTTTAGATTTGGCTCAGGTTTCAACTCTTACATTTCATAAACCTTCTTTAGAACATTTCCCGTGTATTAAATTAGCTTATCAAGCAGGTATAAAAGGAAACTTTTATCCAACTGTACTAAATGCGTCAAATGAAATAGCTAACAACttatttttgaataataaaattaaatattttgatatttCCTCTATAATATCGCAAGTTCTTGAATCTTTCAATTCTCAAAAGGTTTCGGAAAATAGTGAAGATTTAATGAAGCAAATTCTACAAATACATTCCTGGGCCAAAGATAAAGCTACCGATATATACAACAAACATAATTCTTCatag
- a CDS encoding WD repeat-containing protein 79, putative has translation MPSSNDTEKDVLLNEKCKKEIFNTNNDEYSNEISNKSDKKFSYDNQCYIIQEIPFVDYYNYKYEKLNKYDEEKESYFINDDNTSSSSSSCSSYKCQENDCNKEINEEINEEINEEIDEEINEEINEEIDEEMNEEINYNKSFNKYIYDKKNYRNKVEGNVNIDIKKCTYKKHIKEKNRNEFLKQCEFNKDGSCYYTISNSNNLNMFATDLSLLNFLQNNEQDEYMKNLDTLYDIYNNMDEIELLKRNNSWLHMKFDEHLYDCKFYPYFEWNDSNSCFFSACSKNKPVSLYSAFDGSELMSFKPMNECNELCNCYSLCFHPEKNWLLCGTNKSIKVFDFNKPSETLENRILSTRKGKGQKGIISTMEYKNEGYGKNSIYAVGDYNDCLYVYADNCDHKNDYILKIENKKNSNGITCVKWYQEFFILSGSRNCSYIYLYDIRNVKDYIQKYERHALTNQQYLFDIYKNYLLCGDTFGYIYIYNITNNRLINKYFVNRYSPIISINKHPIYPLLLTGSGTRRFYENNDYPIDIITNIINSKNTHIKNLYNISNDEKQENNKKFPSLSKYINSVCTILMDFPR, from the coding sequence ATGCCATCGTCTAATGATACAGAAAAAgatgtattattaaatgaaaaatgtaaGAAGGAAATATTTAACacaaataatgatgaatattCGAATGAAATATCCAACAAATCagataaaaaattttcatatgataaccaatgttatattattcaagAAATACCTTTTGtagattattataattataaatatgagaaattaaataaatatgatgaagaaaaagaatcttattttattaatgatgataatacttcatcatcttcatcatcatgtTCATCATATAAGTGTCAAGAAAATGATTGTAATAAggaaataaatgaagaaataaatgaagaaataaatgaagaaatagatgaagaaataaatgaagaaataaatgaagaaatagaTGAAGAAAtgaatgaagaaataaattataataaaagttttaataagtatatttatgataaaaaaaattatagaaatAAAGTAGAAGGAAATGTTAAtattgatataaaaaaatgtacttataaaaaacatataaaagaaaaaaatagaaatgaaTTTTTAAAACAGTGTGAATTTAATAAAGACGGAAGTTGTTATTATACCATTtctaatagtaataatttaaatatgtttGCTACCGATTTGTccttattaaattttttacagAATAATGAACAAGatgaatatatgaaaaatttagatacattatatgatatatacaaCAATATGGATGAAatagaattattaaaaagaaataatagtTGGTTACATATGAAATTTGATGAACATTTATATGATTGTAAATTTTATCCTTATTTTGAATGGAATGATTCGAATAGCTGTTTTTTTTCAGCttgttcaaaaaataaaccaGTTTCTTTATATAGCGCTTTTGATGGTTCCGAATTAATGTCTTTTAAGCCAATGAATGAATGCAATGAATTATGTAACTGTTATTCGTTATGTTTTCATCCAGAAAAAAATTGGTTATTATGTGGTACAAACAAATCTATAAAGGTATTTGATTTTAACAAACCTTCTGAAACCTTAGAAAATAGAATTTTAAGTACAAGAAAGGGTAAAGGACAAAAAGGTATTATATCCACTatggaatataaaaatgaaggatATGGTAAAAATTCTATATATGCAGTTGGGGATTATAATGATTgcttatatgtatatgcaGATAATTGTGAtcataaaaatgattatattttaaaaattgaaaataaaaaaaattccaaTGGAATAACATGTGTTAAATGGTATCAagaatttttcattttaagtGGAAGTAGAAATTgctcttatatatatttatatgatataagaAATGTTAAAGACTATATACAAAAGTATGAAAGACATGCTTTAACAAACCaacaatatttatttgatatatataaaaattatcttTTATGTGGTGATACATTtggttatatatacatatataatataacaaataatagactaataaacaaatattttGTTAACAGATATTCTCCAATTATATCAATAAACAAACACCCTATTTATCCACTTCTCTTAACAGGGTCTGGAACCAGACGATTTTAcgaaaataatgattatcctattgatataataacaaatattattaatagtaagaacacacatataaaaaatttatacaatatatcaaatgacgaaaaacaagaaaataataaaaagtttcCATCCTtatctaaatatataaatagtgtCTGTACTATTCTGATGGATTTTCCaagatga
- a CDS encoding 50S ribosomal protein L22, apicoplast, putative translates to MIRKIKLIIIMLIFQVLLDEIILVYNLSFSDKKKYDLAFIKGDSNKIMIRNNSLRNNTIIKKTCEKDKFVLNNICQTKEENKLVDTISSNDNVTMDSNNLLYDDMDLFENDGLQLKQWYFPEKVKEKWKEKHIENVRDNYKKVLLNNKYNELFNMYRNIKKNNIENYKKRVKTNRINPVIYVKKRLVSATAKYIKMSFMKTRKILWKIRYMPIIKAFAFLYYYGTNKYTVNIYKCIKSCLHNAINKYGRNNIKPVFHTLQANMGGYTKKINIRARGKTDIIREPHTHIRVVLEV, encoded by the coding sequence ATGATACGAAAAATTAAATTGATCATAATCATGTTAATTTTTCAAGTACTGTTGgatgaaataatattagtaTATAACCTCAGTTTTAgtgataagaaaaaatatgatttgGCATTTATAAAAGGTGatagtaataaaataatgataagaaaTAATTCTTTAAGAAATAacacaataataaaaaaaacatgtgAAAAAGATAAGTTTGTATTAAATAACATATGTCAAACAAAAGAAGAGAACAAATTAGTTGATACAATATCATCGAATGACAATGTTACAATGgatagtaataatttattatatgatgataTGGATTTATTTGAAAATGATGGATTACAATTAAAGCAATGGTATTTTCCAGAAAAAGTAAAAGAGAAATGGAAAGAAAAACATATTGAAAATGTAAGAGACAATTATAAGAAGgtcttattaaataataaatataatgaactatttaatatgtatagaaacataaaaaaaaataatatagaaaattataagaaGAGAGTTAAAACTAATCGAATAAATCCTGTTATTTATGTTAAGAAAAGATTAGTTTCTGCTACAgccaaatatattaaaatgtctTTTATGAAAACAAGAAAAATTCTATGGAAAATTAGATATATGCCAATTATTAAAGCATTtgcttttctttattattatggtactaataaatatacagTCAACATTTACAAATGTATTAAATCATGTCTACATAATgctattaataaatatggaaGAAATAACATAAAACCTGTTTTCCATACTCTCCAAGCTAATATGGGAGGATAtactaaaaaaattaatattaggGCACGGGGAAAAACAGATATCATAAGAGAACCCCATACACATATTCGTGTCGTTTTAGaagtttaa
- a CDS encoding DNA-3-methyladenine glycosylase, putative, producing the protein MEKMNEFSNNNNNNNNDDDDRGSLKLKQLRNSIKGKKRKHDSITKDNDIINASKVIIKKNVMTTQLFDDINKLSYVYFLLKYYFDNNPLKILNENFYLKDDVLYITEILIGHILWVFDEKQNKLYGSRIIELESYNGVNDKASHAYNNRKTNRNMSMFEKGGISYVYLCYGIHNCLNIVTNIQNIPDAILVRSTEPLYNIEYFLSNKFEKISQYLLSNSIFIHKNIKEQQKNNSTPKNKRNQQGNISNKDGNIINETNYLTKIDELINIFKMIKKKQLLKLCSGPGCVTKSQDITRQDDKQYFFVGTNIEKENKTNTINNNNNNKRNNCSNLQKNSKYFNNNDYIKKNNNKSNNIHSDNDCSIDISNCTKENKQTNHCKNEYIQDHVNYNELMEYYYFLGNIHEIHKSRFFITLCPSINDIMLFFENLNNPTYQNKHNYIYNIFNEHKNVLLQYFHFMKWDKENFIVQKDKRIGISYAQEAALYDYRFLLKNHPSVSIFPK; encoded by the coding sequence atggaaaaaatgaaCGAATTCtcgaataataataataataataataatgatgatgatgatagaGGTTCActaaaattaaaacaattaCGTAATTCTATTAAgggaaagaaaagaaaacatGATAGTATAACAAAAGacaatgatataataaatgcaTCCAaggttattataaaaaaaaatgttatgacGACACAACTGTTtgatgatattaataaattgagttatgtatatttcttattaaaatattattttgataataatccattgaaaatattaaatgaaaatttcTATCTTAAAGatgatgtattatatattacagaAATATTAATAGGTCATATTTTATGGGTTTTTGACgagaaacaaaataaattatatggtTCTAGGATTATTGAATTGGAATCTTATAACGGTGTAAATGATAAAGCATCACATgcttataataatagaaaaacAAATAGGAATATGTCTATGTTTGAAAAAGGTGGAATCagttatgtatatttatgttatggTATTCATAATTGTTTAAATATTGTTacaaatattcaaaatatacCTGATGCAATTTTAGTTAGATCAACTGAACCATTGTATAatattgaatattttttatcaaataaatttgaaaaaatatctCAATATCTTTTGTCAAATTCTATAttcatacataaaaatattaaagaacaacaaaaaaataattcaacaccaaaaaataaaaggaacCAACAAGGGAACATATCAAATAAAGatggaaatattattaatgaaaCAAATTACCTAACAAAAATTGatgaattaattaatatatttaaaatgataaagaaaaagcaATTGTTGAAATTATGTAGTGGTCCTGGATGTGTAACAAAAAGTCAAGATATAACCAGGCAAGATGAtaaacaatatttttttgtgggCACGAATATTGAGAaggaaaacaaaacaaatacaattaataataataataataataaaagaaataattgtTCGAACCTTCAgaaaaattcaaaatatttcaataataatgattatataaaaaaaaacaataacaAAAGTAACAATATACATAGCGATAATGATTGTTCTATAGATATAAGTAATTGCACAAAagaaaacaaacaaacaaatcaTTGCAAGAACGAATATATTCAAGATCATGTGAACTATAATGAACTAATGGaatactattattttttaggTAACATTCATGAAATACACAAAAGCAGGTTTTTTATTACTCTTTGTCCATccataaatgatataatgcttttttttgaaaacCTAAATAATCCTACATACCAAAAcaaacataattatatatacaatatatttaatgaacataaaaatgtattattacaatatttCCATTTTATGAAATGggataaagaaaattttattgTTCAAAAGGATAAAAGGATAGGAATAAGTTATGCCCAAGAAGCTGCCCTATATGATTATCGATTTTTATTAAAGAATCATCCATCCGTATCTATTTTTcccaaataa
- a CDS encoding magnesium transporter, putative, which produces MIKLVILFYIFLIFISSFKCEVYKKFSIILKGKATLNSSIISTVGIFLSVVVSVLESIGNTIIKKSHLIYAQYERLLEGSNIPSTNEENDNSEFEFNKNLKGKGDIINFEANNTYSSDTSYCSNYVGCYNYDDGIICRHYVDGNKINEEQTKAINKSRIYKRSKKEKKYSFFNISIKSFQNCKNNFRKKKEKKYKERKNKNKIYSSKSLYNDNINTKLEEYEHDNKNKYEEYLFKRQQMNTNQVIERKFSKNKKRTLKDNHIIDSIYYNYSKEYNLSNNNINEQVVNIIETFTSKEDVDNMDNIFQNYNIHNKKNDIIHNKAKRIHNIYYSDKNINEEKKKKKKNSYNSNYNTREINKNIKRKGRFLQSIKNFDYISFKKLKFFNFFYRRGKSKNKTHNCLSNTYIKKWKKYNLKKKIAKKNKNKNKIIYPFDNYYKDIFYRHNTSMNNYQYLSYDHIDHEETHISEEISIYSIELMPIKSVHNMNNSLFIKRNEKQKNVKYSLKYNNKKKKKKKTRNKCNKIYILNKRKRKINKEKFNQRIIAKHICSDKKKCYSSLPSHSIVNTTESDLLHYKNDERNCSNTYVRIQKNIYSEKKKNEHSNNSNNNNNMNNNNNSNSNSDQNDIQNVKKKSYYYFYFGIILTSAVAPAFNIFSNLLLPASMVGFVSIRIICSFLLERFVLKEKQSLYLLVGIPFSTVGLILITIFSSNANDPKDIDYIFNLFLKLGSILLLTSEIVFSHVTVFFSVLYLQKKRKNNFLFFFSPLSSGIMGSLVTIFSKATLMGLMSIILNTQYKFYHIFINYKLLILTMITLFTTITEIFYTPYLLKHYNLTHIVSLKSFGNISFNAINGMFIFNERPSCNYLWSCGFFLVLIGILFLSYENIIPYTLNYIKLYYRRPI; this is translated from the exons ATGATAAAAttagttatattattttatatatttttaatattcataaGTTCTTTTAAGTGTgaggtatataaaaaattttcaatAATTTTGAAAGGAAAGGCTACTTTAAATAGTTCTATCATAAGTACTGTTGGAATATTTCTCAGTGTGGTTGTATCTGTCCTAGAATCTATTGGGAATACAATTATTAAGAAAAGTCATTTGATATATGCACAATATGAAAGGTTGTTAGAAGGATCTAACATTCCTTCAACGAATGAAGAGAATGATAATAGTGAATTTGAATTTAACAAAAATTTGAAAGGTAAAGgtgatattattaattttgaggctaataatacatatagtAGTGATACAAGTTATTGTAGTAATTATGTGGgttgttataattatgatgatggcATTATATGTAGACATTATGTTGAtggaaataaaattaatgagGAACAAACAAAGGCTATAAATAAGTCAaggatatataaaagaagtaagaaagaaaaaaaatattccttttttaatatatcaataaaaAGTTTTcaaaattgtaaaaataactttcgaaagaaaaaagaaaaaaaatataaggaaaggaagaataaaaataaaatatattcttctaagtcgttatataatgataatatcaATACAAAATTAGAAGAATATGAACatgataataagaataaatatgaggaatatttatttaaaagacAACAAATGAATACAAATCAAGTAATAGAAAGAAAAtttagtaaaaataaaaaaagaacattAAAGGATAACCATATAATAGATTCTATATACTATAATTAttcaaaagaatataatctatctaataataacataaatgaACAAGTAGTAAACATTATTGAAACTTTTACATCTAAAGAAGATGTAGACAATATGGATAAcatttttcaaaattataatatacataacaaaaaaaatgacattatacataataaagcAAAAcgtatacataatatatattatagtgataaaaatattaatgaagaaaaaaaaaaaaaaaaaaaaaattcatataatagTAATTATAATACTAGGGaaattaacaaaaatatcAAACGAAAAGGAAGGTTCTTACAatctattaaaaattttgattatatttcatttaaaaaactaaaattttttaattttttctatagAAGAGGAAAGAgcaaaaataaaacacataATTGCCTTtctaatacatatattaagaaaTGGAAAAAgtacaatttaaaaaaaaaaatagcaaaaaaaaataaaaacaaaaacaaaataatatacccatttgataattattataaggatattttttatagaCACAACACGTCAATGAATAATTAtcaatatttatcatatgacCATATTGATCATGAGGAAACACACATATCAGAAGAAATTAGTATTTATAGTATTGAACTAATGCCCATAAAATCAGTccataatatgaataatagtttatttataaaaaggaatgaaaaacaaaaaaatgttaagtattcattaaaatataataataaaaaaaaaaaaaaaaaaaaaacaagaaataaatgtaataagatatatatattaaataaaaggaagaggaaaataaacaaagaaaaatttaatcAACGTATTATAGCTAAACATATATGTAGtgataaaaagaaatgttaTTCATCCTTACCATCACATTCTATAGTAAACACAACAGAGAGTGACTTGTTGCACtacaaaaatgatgaaagAAATTGTAGTAATACATATGTTcgaatacaaaaaaatatatattctgaaaagaaaaagaatgaacattctaataatagtaataataataataatatgaacaataataataatagtaatagtaattcTGATCAAAATGACATACAAAatgtcaaaaaaaaaagttattattatttttattttggaATTATTTTAACAAGTGCTGTGGCACCAGCTTTCAATATATTTAGTAATTTACTGCTACCTGCCTCTATGGTTGGATTTGTAAGTATTAGAATTATTTGTTCCTTTTTGTTAGAAAGATTtgttttaaaagaaaagcaatcattatatttgttaGTTGGTATACCATTTTCTACTGTAGGATTAATACTTATAACGATATTTTCTTCTAATGCTAATGATCCAAAGGATAtagattatatttttaatttatttcttaaattaGGATCAATATTACTTTTAACTAGCGAAATAGTATTTTCTCACGTAACtgtatttttttctgttttatatttacaaaaaaaaagaaaaaataatttcctcttttttttctcaccCCTTTCATCTGGAATTATGGGTTCGTTAGTAACCATTTTTTCAAAGGCTACATTAATGGGATTAATGtctataattttaaatacacAGTAcaaattttatcatatatttatcaattataaattattaattcttACCATGATAACCTTATTTACAACTATAACCGAAATATTTTATACGCCCTACCTATTGAAACATTATAATTTGACACATATTGTGTCTCTAAAAAGTTTTGGAAATATAAGCTTTAATGCAATAAATGGAATGTTCATTTTTAAC GAAAGACCATCGTGCAATTATTTGTGGAGCTGCGGATTTTTCCTTGTTCTTATAGGCATATTATTTCTctcatatgaaaatattataccatacacattaaattatataaaattatattatcgGAGAccaatataa
- a CDS encoding DNA/RNA-binding protein KIN17, putative: protein MPRAEPGTPKWLANKMKAKGLQKLKWYCQMCEKQCRDENGFKCHRLSETHQRQMQIFCQDANKFMDDYSAMFEKEFMRLMKTKYCRARILANTVYTNMISDKGHIHMNATVWVTLTDFVLYLGKTGKCKIEQTERGWYLEYIDREKIEREKAYQERKKIEYSYEELKEKKINEAIQEAKKKGTFIESEYTALEKKNDEKIIISSIKTNNDTNSIKDLKPNVNIFLDKNLLKQDSQNKKKSIIDDKNINHRSNTKNKRPLSELDLLILENEEKKKHKNNDTSKLKNNPNYAYISELHNEHKENQKNEHENEYHNDNPSEENDNNIWIFKNIIVKIIDKTHKYYNHKGVIKYISRKDKYKCEIKLNNSTDIVYAYQKQLETVIPNIGRKVVVLKGKYKGSCAVIKKVLPDEDLVVVNIYNKSLDKFISEERMSYDDVSKLNDKI from the exons ATGCCTAGAGCCGAACCGGGAACTCCAAAATGGCTAGCTAATAAAATGAAGGCGAAAGGCCTTCAGAAGTTAAAGTGGTATTGTCAAATGTGTGAAAAACAATGTAGAGATGAAAATGGATTTAAATGTCATAGATTATCTGAAACGCATCAAAGACAAATGCAAATATTTTGTCAGGATGCAAATAAATTTATGGATGATTATTCAGCTATGTTTGAAAAAGAATTCATGAGATTGATGAAAACGAAATATTGTAGAGCTCGTATTTTAGCTAATACGGTATATACTAATATGATAAGTGATAAAGGCCATATACATATGAACGCAACCGTTTGGGTTACTTTAACTGATTTTGTTTTATACTTAGGAAAAACAGGAAAGTGTAAAATTGAACAAACGGAAAGAGGATGGTATTTAGAATATATTGATAGAGAAAAAATCGAACGAGAAAAAGCTTAtcaagaaagaaaaaaaatagaatactcatatgaagaattaaaagaaaagaaaattaatgAAGCAATTCAAGAAGCTAAGAAAAAAGGAACTTTCATTGAATCTGAATATACTgcattagaaaaaaaaaatgatgaaaaaattattatttcatcaataaaaacaaataatgatACCAATTCTATTAAAGATTTAAAACcaaatgttaatatatttttagataaaaatttattaaaacaagATAGtcaaaataagaaaaaatcaaTTATTGATGATAAGAATATAAACCATCGTAGTAATACTAAAAATAAGAGACCTTTATCAGAATTGGATTTATTGATTTTAGAAaacgaagaaaaaaaaaaacacaaaaataatgatacttCGAAATTAAAGAATAACCCAAATTATGCATACATATCGGAATTACATAATGAACATAAGGAAAaccaaaaaaatgaacatgaAAATGAATATCATAATGATAATCCAtctgaagaaaatgataataacatatggatttttaaaaatataatagttAAGATAATTGATAAGAcccataaatattataatcataaagGTGTTATAAAGTATATTTCGCGGAAGGATAAATATAAGTGTGAAATAAAATTGAATAACAGCACAGATATAGTATATGCATATCAGAAACAACTGGAAACAGTCATACCTAATATTGGTAGAAAGGTTGTTGtattaaaaggaaaatataaaggGTCCTGTGCAGTAATAAAAAAg GTTTTACCAGATGAAGATTTGGTTGtagttaatatatacaataaatcATTAG aTAAATTTATTAGCGAAGAACGTATGTCTTACGATGATGTGAgtaaattaaatgataaaatttag
- a CDS encoding 60S ribosome subunit biogenesis protein NIP7, putative — MRPLNDQETMIVFKKLSKFVGNNLLTMLSYSNEEYILRLHRSNVYFVRADVAKQAESLNKNSLISMGICLGKFTKTNNFFIKITAISFLNQFCIHKIWLKESGEKNFLFGNNVLKSHLLKISDNIKKGDGIMVLSMNDNPIGFGISVRNTQDIKILNVTDTVLIHQSDIGEYLRCETAI; from the exons atgaGGCCTTTAAATGATCAGGAGACTATGATTGTTTTTAAGAAACTTTCCAAATT tgtTGGAAATAATCTGTTAACAATGTTGTCTTATAGTAAcgaagaatatatattaagattGCATAGATCAAACGTATATTTTGTTAG AGCTGACGTGGCCAAACAAGCTGaatcattaaataaaaattcacTG ATATCTATGGGAATATGCTTGGGAAAATTTACCAAGAcgaataattttttcataaaaataacagctatatcatttttaaacCAGTTTTGCATTCATAAAATTTGGTTAAAAGAATCAGGGGAAAAGAACTTTTTATTTGGAAATAATGTGTTAAAG agccatttattaaaaattagtgataacataaaaaaaggaGATGGGATAATGGTTTTGTCTATGAATGATAACCCTATAGGTTTCGGTATATCAGTACGAAACACACAAGATATTAAAATCTTAAACGTTACGGATACTGTATTAATTCATCag AGTGATATCGGTGAATATTTAAGATGTGAAACAgccatataa